The Rhodamnia argentea isolate NSW1041297 chromosome 7, ASM2092103v1, whole genome shotgun sequence genome contains the following window.
CGCCGGCTCGCTTAATAACTTTTCTTAAAGCCTTATTCAGATTCAACGCCTTTGTGCAAATACAGGACTCTTTCGGGGAAATTATTAGCACATTCTCATCTCCATCACAATCACAAGGGAGACAAAAAACAGAAGGAAGGAAGACACAGTAGTCAGCTAGGTACACCAAACTACCTCAGTTAGCGTCAACTGTCAGCACAGCTAAATCCTACATCTCTAGCCTGAGAATGAATCAACAAAGCTCATGCCAGTGCTTCAAATCCTAAACCCTTTTCGCCGCTGACCGAGTTTATTGCACACAACGGCTAGGAAACCGAACAAGGCACCGAAGATCCACATCAGGCACGAGAACGCTGCGCACGCCCAGTCCCGGAAGTTGTTCTTAGGAACGTGACCTCTGTCCGAAATTAGCAACGCCCGGTAAACGACTTCGGCCAGAGAATAGGCCGTGACGGGGTCTGCTTCTTCTGCGAGAAAGCCGTACTCGGTGAGGCACACGATGTCGTAGACACCGCTCGCCTCCGGTATGCCGAGGCTTTCGCATATCTTGAGACGGGCCTCGATCCTCTCCTCGGTTGTTAACAAATCGCCGTGCGTCAGGGTCAAGAGAGGACTCTCATCTGCAACCACAGGAGGCATCCACAAAATTGACCGATGAATCACAGAATGTTCTTGAAACAATCTGAGAAAACAATGCAACTGAAGCTAAGGACTCActgcattttctcaaagcagGAGCTGAGAACAGCTCTTTGGTCGCTCTCAACGGCTCGAAATCCCCGGCTTTCATCGCTTTGTAGACCTCGGCTATGTTAACGACCACCACGACGCAATTCACTCTCCTCTTCACAAACTTGGAAGAAGACCTCGACGGGCAGAACTCAGATTCGTCCTCTGAGAAAGCTCGATCACCCGGCCTTGAGCAGAGCTGGTTGTGGTGAACGCCTTGGCTCATCCAATCGGACAGCTCCTCCAAGGCCTCATCGACCTGGCTGTAGTCGAAGCCTCTCGAGTCGTAGACGCAGAAGCCGCTCCGCATCGACCTCACGACATTGTGCTCTTCGAGATACATCGTCGTGTAGCTGGAAGATTTCCCTGCAGAGACATGGAAAACGCGCATGCTTACATTCTTTTCCCCTCAGAAATCTCTTGAAAAACATAATATCACACTGCAACACCTGCAATTTGAGTTAATTATGTAGAAAACTCATCACTTTGACCCGTCAAAGGCGTTTTCCATAACTCAATCTTTATGTTCGCGTAAGGTCTTTCTGTGAACTCAAATGCTGATACTAACACTGAACTATACATCAATACTGGTAAAAATTCCCGCTTCTAATCCTTTCTAACCGATCAATATTATACCGAGAATTTCGCGATCTTTTCGTGGAAAATTGAACTTTATATCAATGACGGGTCGACAAGAAATGTGACAATCTTCTATGAAATGCAATtgctttaaaataaaataatataaatgtgGCGAACAAGAATTaaaagtgagaacaaaataaatataaaaaattaagggtGTGTGCGGTTTCCTCACCACACGAAGTCTGAGCGAACGGGATAAGCCCGGCCCGGCCCAACACGCTGTACATGAGATTGACGAGCGAGCTCTTGCCGGAGCCGGCGAACCCCGCAAGGAGCACCGTGTTGGTGGCCGGGATGTCCATCTCCTCCTTGCTCAGCCCCCCCGTCGGCACCCAGAAGTCGCCGGCCCGGTACGCGAACAGCTTCTGCCTCACCTCGTCGAGCCCCTCCGGCGCCACCAGCGCCAGCCGCTCCATCTCCCTCAGCACCCTCACCCTCGGGCTCAGCCCGCTCGCGACGCTCGCCGCCGCATCCGGCCGCCCGGCGAGCATCTGGCACTCCTCGTACCccgccgccgaccgccaccAGAGGTAGGCGGCATGGTCGTCGTCGTCGGGGGAGGATGAAATCCGGCTTTTCATTTGAGGGGTTCCCGGAGCATCTATCTCACTGTTCTGACGAGGGTGGTGGTGCGAGCTTAAAAGGGGGGAGCTGCGGGCGGGCCCAAAATGGTCATTTCGTCGTGTGCGTGCAGGCCTATCTTGTTTCTTTGTCATCTCAGATTCTCAGCAATGATCAGAAAAACTCAGTTGGATGGTTCGGGGGAAGTTTCTCGAGGTTTGGACTCATTACTGCTCTCAGAACGTACTGTTTCGTGTCTCCTCTTCGGGACGAAACGGGCATGTCTCGTAGGGACGCGTGATGTTCTTTGCTCGTCATTAGGAGgtcaacaagaaaaaaaagacgaagaagaagggcTTAGTTGTGGATTGCTGTGTGCCGCTCGGACAAGGTTTTCACTTTTCACATAGATTCAGTCGTACTGAAGGTGGAAATTTTGTGTTGCTAGAGAACACTTTCGCTACTCAACGTACCGTGCATTGCGTGCTAACCTTAGGACACGAAGTCCCAACGAGTCAACGACCCTTCGTCCTAATCGGGCTTTGTTCTAGGACTGCCCATTGTTTATGGTGTTTACTGACGGTGTGGGCGGACTCTTCTCCTCCTCGCTAGTCCCCATGCTTTTTCTTgcgggaaaaattaccaaaaaaggatGTTAGATCAAttcgtttttactttttttttattaattgagtcttaaatcttttgcatttgtgccattCAGtctttctagccaattttgatgaaaaatcgctgacatgaatGTTGACCGAGCTATATGGCATCGccacgtggacaatttttataaatttttaatgattttttaaattattcttttctattttttctttatttgttttattttcttcttcctccctggTTGCTGGCCTCGGCAATAGGCAAGGGCCGACGAGAGTCGACCTCGCCCACAGATTGAGGCTCGCCCTCGCAAGGGcaaggccggcgagggtcaaccCTCGCTAGTATCGTGGGCGGGCGAGTGAGGTTCAAAGTCTAGCTGCTTCAAGGTGGGCTCATTGAGGCTAAAGATGGGGTGAGCCCATTGCTCTATGGAACGGGCTTGCGTTGAAGACCTTCACACGAAGGTTCTTGAAGCTGGCGAACCCTCTCAGGGCGAGCATCACTCGGCGGGCAAGGTTGGCTCTCAACAGCCCTTGCCCATTGCCGGTCGTCAGCCTGGCGACCAgggaggaagaaaggaaaaaaattgagagagagagagagagggggaagaatatatattaaaaaaatcagaaaaaataaataaactttaTCATCGGGGAtgccacatcagcgatttcaaGCTAAAGTTAATCGGaacaattgaattggcataaatacaaaaatttaggactcaattgatcaaaaaaaaatttatgacacaATTACgatttttttcgataattttcccttttcttgcaTGTTACGAGAATGACCGACAACGAGAGGTTCTAGTTGGGTCGCCAGGCTGGTGTTGTCGATAAGGTCCCACTCCTTCCATGTTAAGTCCGAATCTTCTAACGGGCGACTTGTAACTAGGCGACTCTAATTCCCATTGCAGAAGAGGAGGGTGGATATTCAACCCTTACTTTTAAGAAGGATTTGATGGGAACATGGTCTCTAATCCCATAAATACGTCAGGTGCTTCGTCTCATTATGACACAGTCTTCGAGGGTGAAAAACTCGGGTAACTTTGAATTTTACCTATCTTTTCTCGAACCCTCCCTTAGAATATTGACACCTATACTGGAGAAATAGGATGACTCACATTTTTCTATTAAATTACCCTTACTCAGTACACCTCTATTATGCCCTATCTCCTTGACCCGAAACTACCTCCACCGTGGGAGCTGTCGTATGTACCGCCACTAATTCGAAGTTTGGCCGCCAAATCACCGTAGTCCTCTGTCTCTGGTGCACGCGGCACCGCTACCAATGTCACACAGAGCCATGAGAGGTATGTTTGATAATGTTCATATTTCTCTTATtcctattcttttattttcgagaacaaaaagaaaaatagaaatatgttTAGTAACTTCacttaatttttctactttcgaGAACAAATCAGTGatcaggaaaaggaaaaaaaaaaagaaaaaaaaaatctatctcTGTTCTCAGAACAGAATTCAAGGATTATTACCTAATAGGCCATAGAAGAGCGCTGTTCAATTTTGTCAGGTGTCGATCCTCCTCCAAATTTTCATCTCGTGGGCGAGATGTGCTCCTCCATATCTCAACGTGCGGATCTCTTTAGGTATTAACCACCGGCAGCAACACCTCCAGATGTTGCCACCGTTGTTCGGTACTCTACCAGCAACGACAACTAGGAACGAAGCCCCCGTACAGGTGCGCGCTTAGTGGCGTAAAAGAAGCAATTGACGCATGACTAATTTCGAAATCATATTTACTTTTAAGGGCAAAAAGTTAGgtgggaaaataatcaaaaaattcctaaacctattccgCTTTtacaattcagtcttaaattttttaattttatcaattcagtcataaaccttttatattcgtgccaattcaatcataaactttttttgtaccaatgtaatcataaacattttgcatttgtgccaatttaatcaatcctatcaattttggccaacaaGCGCTGATGTAGATACCAACCGACAATGATGTGGATGTCAGAGCCGACGTGAATAATcttttattaatattataatattttttcataatatttttttaatttcctttttttttcttttcttcttttcttctttttctttctcattcttttctcttcacttctttttcctccagTCGGTTGCCACCAGCCTCAGGCTAAgccgaccctcgccagccaccggcgagggcgagcctcgccggcACTAGGCAAGGCGCAACCTCGCCCAAATCCGGTCTATGCGAGGTCACGCCTCGACCAACCATGGCAAGGCCCTACCTCACCCAAACCAAGTCCGAGTGAGGCGAATCTCCCTCAAAGATGACGAGGTGCGATCTAATCCGAGCGAGGTCGCGCCTCGCATAGCCATGGCAAGGCCCGACCTCGCCCATACTAGATGCGAGCGAGGCGAACCTCGCCTAGAGGCGGCGAGTTTGGCGAGGCGCGATCTGGGCTAGGTCACTGCCGACACAATGCAGCAGAGGACAGTGCGAGAGGCCAAACTATTTGAATTGAGTCAAAATTCGTCATCAAATCCTGCGAAGCTCGAATGAAGCAGCATGTGAGCTGCTGAGGGTTTAATACGAGTACATCCAAATGGCAAGGGAAGAAGACGAAAGGGGTTGAGGGGAAACTTGAATCATCATCGTTGGCTAGATTCGTTCGTTTGGTTCCTTCTGTGACCAGAAAGAGAcggaggaaggagaaaggaagggaaaaagaaaaaagaaaataaaaaataatttgaaaaaatattataacattattaaaaaaactaTCCTAGTTAGTGCCCGCGTCCACATTATCGCCGGCCGGTATCCATGTCAGCGTCGATTGGCCaaagttgatcggatggattgaagTGACAcgaatacaaaagatttaagactgaattggcaaaattaaaaaggtttatgactaaattggcaaaaatgcaatagattatgacttttttgacaatttttccttgtATGAGtgacaaaatcaaaatctcAGTTTCACATGAAAAACAATGATATGAAGGCATTTTACAAGATTATGCTTATTCTaaaaacaaatttaccatcACAATATCTCACATCTCTTGACTATGCGATTTATATATGTTGACTAGGCCCCTCCCAATTGGAGAGGCTAATGCAATGATGTATATATGTAGCAATACTATATTAGTGTACCCTCGAGTAGAGAGGCCAATGCAATGTATCTTTAGTAGAATATTTGTAGTAGGTGATGTGAGCCTGtaaaggaaaataaggaaagaagggaaagaaaatcaagagagaTCGAGAGACAAATCAAAGTGATCTTCCCATATTGGACAATTTCAATTGGGATTGCATTTGCTCCTATAAATAGGAGTTCTTCTTAACGAAATAAAATGGACAAGAAGATCAGAGCCGAAAGAAaccgttcttcttctttcaagaGAGTTTTCTTTGAGTGAGTTATTTAGTTTATGAAAGGTTTAGATCCACGTTTTGAAGAAGCTACAATAATGTACCGATCCAACTTAGGGTGAAGTTGTATTCCATTATTTATCATTGGGGAAGCTTGAAGTGGACTATGATCCTGTAGTTTTTCCCTTCACCTTGAAGGGTTTTCTACATTAAATTCTGGTTTTATTTACTATTCATCTTTACCGCTTTCTTCCAATATGTtatcttatttaattttcatagGAAAGTTATTTGGGCGTTCTCGGCAATATAATTCCTCTTTCCCAATAACATACTctttatatacatataatttCTCTCTACCTATAAGTTTAAATTTTCTAGGTAGACTTTCTAGCACCGTGACATTTTTGTTCTGCCCATACCAAAATAAGCACATGCAATATTCctctcttgatttttttatcgggttttcccttttcttcacAAAGTATTACTTTTAGGCATTCAATAGACATTATGACGTTCGAACATTACCTCGTCGTGCAATggataaagataaaaaagaatggGTACAGATAATGATGGCTAGTCACCGAATCCAAGTTGAGTAATCTCCAATTAGTTTATCAGTGAAATTCTTGCTAAActctatttttggtttttcactCGTTTATTTTGATAGAGGCAGGTTAGTGTTACTTTCGAGTTCTCGGTTCTATGTGTCACCGAACACAAACCCTAATAATTCGAGCGTCGACATACCCCGACCGTGCCTAATACTATCTCTCCACGAGTACTCGCGAGTTTCGATAACCAAGAAAATTCCTCCAAACGATCATGTTCGGAGAGTCTTAATCAAAATATGTGTATCATCTGTGAATATACGATTAGTGGTGGCAAATGAGTAGATTGGGTTGGGATTAATGGGGGGAGgagattaccaaaaaagtcataaacctattgtatttgtttcaatttagtcataaacctttcaattatacaattcaatcataaaccttttaacaacttgtcaattcaattttaaacctttcaactgtgtcaattcggtcataaaccttctaaaaaagtcttaaacctatagtatttatttcaatttagtcataaacattttaattatatcaattcagtcatgaaccTTTTAACAACTTGtcgattcagttttaaaccttttaattgtgccaattcggtcctaaaccttctaaaattttgctaatttattcctaaatcttttgaaattttgccattttagtcataaacctattatttgagtaatttgctggagagactaaattggtacttcatgaaaaggtttag
Protein-coding sequences here:
- the LOC115742439 gene encoding uncharacterized protein LOC115742439, with translation MTKKQDRPARTRRNDHFGPARSSPLLSSHHHPRQNSEIDAPGTPQMKSRISSSPDDDDHAAYLWWRSAAGYEECQMLAGRPDAAASVASGLSPRVRVLREMERLALVAPEGLDEVRQKLFAYRAGDFWVPTGGLSKEEMDIPATNTVLLAGFAGSGKSSLVNLMYSVLGRAGLIPFAQTSCGKSSSYTTMYLEEHNVVRSMRSGFCVYDSRGFDYSQVDEALEELSDWMSQGVHHNQLCSRPGDRAFSEDESEFCPSRSSSKFVKRRVNCVVVVVNIAEVYKAMKAGDFEPLRATKELFSAPALRKCNESPLLTLTHGDLLTTEERIEARLKICESLGIPEASGVYDIVCLTEYGFLAEEADPVTAYSLAEVVYRALLISDRGHVPKNNFRDWACAAFSCLMWIFGALFGFLAVVCNKLGQRRKGFRI